DNA from Patescibacteria group bacterium:
TTTGGACGAGATTCATCGTTTCAATAAGGCGCAGCAGGATGCGCTTCTTCCTGCGGTGGAGCAGGGTATCATTGTGCTTATTGGCGCAACAACGGAAAATCCATCTTTTGAGGTGAATTCGGCATTACTTTCCCGATCGCGCGTTTTTGTGTTGAACCCACTCTCAGAAGATTCCCTTTCATGCATTATCGATGCCGTGCTTTCTGATAGTACTCGAGGGCTTGGTAAACAGGAGTTGTATACCGCTTCTGACGCGCGGGAGTTTTTGATCGGTGCCGCAAATGGTGATGCGCGTACGCTCCTCAATGTGCTTGAGCTCGCATCATTTATACTCGCACAAACAGGGAACAAGGAAATAACCGCCGAAGTTGTAGCAGAAAGCATGCAGCAAAAAGCGTTACGCTATGACAGAGCGGGCGAAGAGCATTACAACGTGATATCCGCATTTATCAAGAGCATGCGTAATTCAGATGCAAGCGCAGCGTTGTATTGGCTAGCAAGGATGATTGATGCCGGTGAAGATCCTGTTTTTATCGCTCGCAGAATGGTGGTGTTTGCATCGGAGGATATCGGAAATATCCAGCCAACAGCATTGGTGGTTGCCAATGCTGTGTTTCAGGCAGTGCATGTCATTGGTATGCCGGAAGCGCGTATTAACCTAGCTCAAGGAGTTGTGTACTTGGCCGAATGTAAGAAAAGCAATCGCTCATACCTAGCTCTCGGTAGGGCAATGGAGGATGTAAAAAAGTACGGCAATCTGCCAGTGCCTCTTCATCTTCGAAATGCACCAACAAAACTGATGAAAGACTTGGAGTATGGAAAGGGGTATCGATATGCGCATGATTTTGAAGAAAAAACAACTGATATGCAGTGCCTGCCTGACGAGTTGAAAGATACAAATTATTTGTAAGATGCATAAGGATGCTTTTTTTGCTATACTTCACACTAATTACCCATGAGCAATAACGCTAGTATATGAAATTTACTAAAATAGTATGCACGATCGGCCCAGCATCGGAAAAGCGGCAGATCTTGGAAAAACTTATTAAAGCAGGCATGAATGTCGCGCGGTTGAATTTTTCCCATGGTACGTATGCGCAGCACGCACGTCTTATTCGCAATATTCGCGCAGCGGCGAAGAAATGCGGAGAGCCGGTAGCTATCCTGCAGGATTTGCAGGGGCCGCGCATCCGCATTGGAGAGATCAGTGCACCTGAAGGCATCAAAATGCAAAAAGGGGAAAAAATTACCCTTGTTCCTCAGAGAGATTTCAAAGCTAAGAGCACTCTGAAGCTGTTGCCCAATCAATATGAGGGGTTGGCGCATGATGTGAAAGCTGGAAACCACATTCTTATCGCAGACGGCACTATGGATTTGCGTGTTGAGTGCGTAAAGGAGCTTCATATCACCTGTAGTGTTGTTGTTGGAGGGACTGTGAAATCGCATAAAGGAATCAACGTGCCAGGCGTTGCGCTTTCTACTGATGCGATTACAGAAAAAGACAAAAAAGATGTTGCATTTGGGATAAAACAGGGTGTTGACTATGTCGCGTTATCATTTGTTTCAAATGAAAAAGATATTCTTCGCTTGCGCGCACTCATGAAGCGTATTAATCCCAGAACAGGAGCATCAATTGGGATCATTCCAAAAATTGAACGACCCGAAGCTGTGAAACGATTCGGAGCCATTCTGGCTGTTTCGGATGGCATTATGGTCGCGCGAGGCGATCTTGGTATTGAGGTACCGGCAGAAAAAGTGCCCGTGATCCAAAAAACATTGATACGCAAGTGCATTGCAGCACACAAACCAGTAATTGTTGCAACACAAATGCTCGAATCCATGACGCAGAATAGCAGGCCGACTCGGGCTGAAGTGTCTGATGTTGCAAATGCCGTTGTGGATCATACTGATGCGGTCATGCTTTCAGGAGAGAGTGCTGCGGGGCTCTATCCTGTTGAGGCTGTGGATATTATGGCGCGGACGCTTCACGAAACAGAGCGATCGAGCTTCGATGACTATACGTGCGGACACGGCGCAAAAGAAAAGGAGTTAATGGATATGGTTGCCCATGCTGTTGCGGATGCAGCGCTTACCAAACAGATCAAGCTTATTGTGATACAAGAAGATGATGAAGCGTTTGTACGATCAGTCGCAAGTCATCGGCCCGAAGTGCGCATTATCGCATTTTCCAACAATAGCGTGAGCGCGCGAAAGCTTAATCTTGTACGGGGAGTAACGGTGTTTCCGCAGCCAAAAAATACCTTTGCATTTCTTAAGAAACAAAAACTTGCAAAAAAGGGAGATCTCATTGCTGAACTTGAACGAAACGAACTCGAGCTTGAGAGGATTTCGTAGGAGAGCACCATGTTGTTACACGATTGGGTACCGCCTGCTACAATCGAGATAGCCGGCATCACTGTGTCGCTCTATGGTCTCACTATGGCACTGGGACTTGTGAGTGCATATGTTCTAATGCTGTACCTGGCGCGCCGGTCGGACCGCGCGCAAGGAACTGATTTCGAGAATCATGTCGATGGGTTGTTCTGGTGGTCGTTCGTATGCGGTCTGATTGCTGCGCGGCTTTTATTTGTACTCTATCATCCTGACTTCTTTATATCAGCACCCCAAGAGATTATTGCCATCTGGCATGGAGGGATAGTATGGCATGGTGCGCTTGTTGGCGGCATCGCAGGATCTGTCGCGTATTGTCGTTTAAAAAAAATA
Protein-coding regions in this window:
- a CDS encoding replication-associated recombination protein A, whose amino-acid sequence is MQDLFDSQLHAKEHAPLADRMRPRVLEEIIGQEHLLGSGKVLRQLIEQDELRSLIFWGPPGVGKTTIASVIARHTGAHFVPLSAVSAGVKEVRKVVEDAQGNLKFNRKKTILFLDEIHRFNKAQQDALLPAVEQGIIVLIGATTENPSFEVNSALLSRSRVFVLNPLSEDSLSCIIDAVLSDSTRGLGKQELYTASDAREFLIGAANGDARTLLNVLELASFILAQTGNKEITAEVVAESMQQKALRYDRAGEEHYNVISAFIKSMRNSDASAALYWLARMIDAGEDPVFIARRMVVFASEDIGNIQPTALVVANAVFQAVHVIGMPEARINLAQGVVYLAECKKSNRSYLALGRAMEDVKKYGNLPVPLHLRNAPTKLMKDLEYGKGYRYAHDFEEKTTDMQCLPDELKDTNYL
- the pyk gene encoding pyruvate kinase, which gives rise to MKFTKIVCTIGPASEKRQILEKLIKAGMNVARLNFSHGTYAQHARLIRNIRAAAKKCGEPVAILQDLQGPRIRIGEISAPEGIKMQKGEKITLVPQRDFKAKSTLKLLPNQYEGLAHDVKAGNHILIADGTMDLRVECVKELHITCSVVVGGTVKSHKGINVPGVALSTDAITEKDKKDVAFGIKQGVDYVALSFVSNEKDILRLRALMKRINPRTGASIGIIPKIERPEAVKRFGAILAVSDGIMVARGDLGIEVPAEKVPVIQKTLIRKCIAAHKPVIVATQMLESMTQNSRPTRAEVSDVANAVVDHTDAVMLSGESAAGLYPVEAVDIMARTLHETERSSFDDYTCGHGAKEKELMDMVAHAVADAALTKQIKLIVIQEDDEAFVRSVASHRPEVRIIAFSNNSVSARKLNLVRGVTVFPQPKNTFAFLKKQKLAKKGDLIAELERNELELERIS